The following are encoded together in the Brassica napus cultivar Da-Ae chromosome A9, Da-Ae, whole genome shotgun sequence genome:
- the LOC125578215 gene encoding uncharacterized protein LOC125578215 has protein sequence MPSTSEYVPVNLEEPRMVVESSDTMQMVNDAFRENISSFIEDGERVEEPNLEARRFFDMLDAAKHPIYEGCKKDHSPLSAATRMMTIKSDFNLAEDCVDAIADFVKDYLPEDNMCPASYDEVDKLVSGLGLPFQMIDVCIDNCMIYWKVDANYLACKFCGKPRFKVTSGRAKVPYKRMWYLPLADRLKRLYQSERTASAMRWHKEHSSEGEIVHPSDAKAWKHFQSVYEEFASESRNVYLGLCTDGFNPFGKHGRQYSLWPVIVTPYNLPPSLCMKREFLFLTILVPGPEHPKRSLDVFLQPLIYELQELWANGVETFDISCRQNFKMHAVLMWTISDFPAYGMLSGWTTHGRLSCPHCQDSTDAFQLKHGRKTCWFDCHRRFLPSSHPYRRSQTLFTKGKVVHDPPPPELDGNYLLRQIGDFGADTTAECGGNGHGPVDGYGEYHNWHKKSIFWDLPYWKDHLLRHNLDVMHIEKNFFDNIMNTVLNVQGKTKDNLKSRLDLPGICAREELHIMANGKGPTPKFRLSPAAKEVFIQWLLSSVKFPDGYASNLRNCVDSQEERLSGMKSHDCHVFMQRLLPFAFAGLLPKDVHEAIAGISAFFRDLCTRSLTFDGIRQLESNIPIILCNLEKIFPPSFFDVMEHLAIHLPREAELGGPVQYRWMYPFERFMFHLKKKVKNLSRVEGSIVAQTIKEETSNFSAYYFAPHIQTKSRKPGRNDDGGEKPHYISDVPDIFAQVGRLSGKRKKRWLTDEEIRHLHMYILLNCDELLQYERIYDAQLREAYPYHSENQILAIKHMEYANWLKFYVGMCLTRGEKIDNWFEELVGGPLSLAVSSPAYFTRGYAFKVSREGNTTPTVNSGIFVQAGDTTYYGLLKEILEVEYPGIINLKCILFLCDWYNPQLGSGVRHTEFGVIEVNSSKRLNKYDPFILASQADQVCYICYPRIKHKKDPWVTVTHIIPRGRVCGMSEKDPLQQTSVGFVGSIDHSVEPIPLTDFEEATLENILEISEEELSEFEECTDSASSEYSDSE, from the exons ATGCCTAGTACTAGTGAATATGTGCCGGTTAATTTAGAAGAACCTAGAATGGTAGTTGAATCTAGTGATACAATGCAAATGGTAAACGATGCATTTCGTGAAAACATCTCTTCGTTTATAGAAGACGGAGAGAGAGTTGAGGAACCAAATTTAGAAGCAAGGAGATTTTTTGATATGTTGGATGCAGCTAAGCATCCAATATATGAGGGTTGTAAAAAAGATCATTCTCCTTTATCGGCTGCAACTAGGATGATGACCATAAAATCAGATTTTAATTTGGCAGAAGATTGTGTAGATGCAATTGCTGATTTTGTGAAAGATTATCTTCCCGAAGATAATATGTGTCCAGCTTCTTACGACGAGGTCGATAAACTTGTTTCGGGTCTAGGTTTGCCATTTCAAATGATAGacgtttgcatcgacaactgtaTGATTTACTGGAAAGTCGATGCGAACTACTTAGCATGTAAATTTTGTGGTAAACCCCGATTTAAGGTCACTAGTGGAAGAGCTAAGGTTCCATATAAACGTATGTGGTATTTGCCATTAGCTGATAGGCTTAAAAGGTTATATCAATCGGAACGCACAGCAAGTGCTATGAGATGGCATAAAGAGCACTCAAGTGAAGGAGAAATTGTGCATCCCTCAGATGCAAAAGCATGGAAGCACTTTCAATCAGTTTATGAGGAATTTGCATCAGAGAGCAGAAacgtctaccttggattatgtactgatggttttaaCCCATTTGGAAAACATGGAAGGCAATATTCATTATGGCCAGTAATTGTCACACCTTACAATTTGCCCCCCTCTTTGTGCATGAAACGAGAGTTTCTATTTCTCACCATACTTGTTCCTGGTCCAGAACATCCCAAACGATCTCTAGATGTGTTCTTACAGCCGCTGATTTATGAGTTGCAAGAGTTATGGGCAAATGGTGTCGAAACATTTGACATTTCATGCAGACAGAACTTCAAGATGCATGCAGTGCTTATGTGGACTATCAGTGATTTTCCTGCATATGgaatgttgtctggatggacaacacatggaaggtTATCGTGTCCACATTGCCAGGATAGTACTGATGCATTTCAGTTGAAACATGGAAGAAAGacgtgttggtttgattgtcatagAAGATTTCTACCAAGTTCACATCCTTATCGCCGAAGCCAGACATTGTTTACAAAGGGAAAAGTTGTTCATGATCCACCACCACCAGAGTTAGATGGTAACTATTTATTGAGGCAGATTGGAGATTTTGGGGCAGATACGACGGCTGAATGCGGTGGAAATGGGCATGGCCCAGTCGATGGTTATGGCGAGTATCATAACTGGCATAAAAAGAGTATTTTTTGGGATTTGCCGTATTGGAAAGACCATTTACTACGGCATAATCTAGACGTCATGCACATTGAAAAGAATTTTTTCGATAACATTATGAACACAGTTTTAAATGTCcaagggaagacaaaagacaacttAAAGTCCAGACTAGACTTGCCTGGTATATGTGCACGAGAGGAGCTACATATTATGGCCAACGGAAAAGGTCCTACTCCCAAGTTTAGATTGAGTCCAGCTGCAAAGGAAGTGTTTATTCAGTGGCTATTAAGTAGCGTTAAATTCCCTGATGGATATGCTTCTAATCTAAGGAATTGTGTTGATAGTCAAGAAGAACGGTTATCTGGGATGAAAAGTCATGATTGCCATGTTTTCATGCAACGCTTACTTCCATTTGCATTTGCGGGACTCCTACCAAAAGATGTTCATGAAGCTATTGCTGGGATAAGTGCTTTTTTCCGAGATCTTTGCACAAGATCACTCACATTTGATGGAATTCGACAATTGGAGTCGAACATACCAATTATTCTTTGCAATCTTGAAAAGATTTTTCCACCATCTttttttgatgtaatggaacatctagCAATTCACCTTCCTAGAGAAGCAGAACTTGGTGGTCCAGTTCAATACAGGTGGATGTATCCCTTCGAGCGGTTTATGTTTCACTTGAAGAAAAAGGTCAAAAATTTAAGTAGAGTTGAGGGTTCTATTGTCGCTCAGACAATTAAAGAAGAAACATCAAACTTCTCTGCTTACTACTTTGCCCCACATATTCAAACAAAGAGTAGAAAACCGGGCCGTAATGACGATGGAGGAGAAAAGCCCCATTACATATCCGATGTTCCAGATATCTTTGCACAAGTAGGACGACTAAGTGGAAAACGCAAAAAACGCTGGTTAACAGATGAAGAGATTAGACACTTACATATGTATATTCTTCTCAACTGTGACGAACTACTGCAATACGAaag GATCTATGATGCTCAACTAAGGGAGGCCTACCCGTACCACTCTGAAAATCAAATTTTAGCGATAAAACATATGGAATATGCAAACTGGTTGAAATTCTAT GTGGGCATGTGTTTGACTAGGGGTGAAAAAATAGACAATTGGTTCGAGGAGTTAGTGGGTGGTCCTTTGTCACTAGCAGTGAGCTCACCAGCATATTTCACACGTGGTTATGCTTTTAAGGTGTCCCGTGAAGGAAATACTACACCAACGGTGAACTCTGGAATATTTGTGCAAGCTGGAGATACAACATATTATGGTCTTCTCAAAGAAATCTTAGAAGTTGAATATCCAGgaatcataaatttaaaatgcaTATTGTTCCTATGCGATTGGTACAACCCACAGCTTGGAAGTGGTGTAAGGCATACTGAATTTGGTGTGATTGAGGTTAATTCATCAAAGAGACTCAACAAATATGATCCTTTCATCCTTGCATCACAAGCGGATCAAGTGTGCTATATTTGTTACCCTCGCATTAAGCACAAAAAAGATCCATGGGTAACAGTCACACATATTATTCCGAGGGGTAGAGTGTGCGGAATGTCTGAGAAGGACCCATTGCAGCAAACCTCAGTTGGTTTTGTAGGTTCGATTGATCATTCGGTGGAACCAATACCTTTGACTGATTTTGAAGAAGCAACATTGGAAAATATATTGGAGATTTCCGAAGAGGAGCTTAGTGAATTTGAAGAATGCACTGATTCAGCATCCTCAGAATATTCTGATTCTGAATAA
- the LOC111211652 gene encoding uncharacterized protein LOC111211652 — protein MMKSDLPGPYPTYKHLPRDAKTRWFRAFAQQFTWEPSITETVKIAYEKKAQKSFSSNLCEWKEKWKLNKDPPEWVSDDNWLGYDLMWKDEKVQAKSSTNSTNRKSERGGFGIAIHNTGAKSYERRKDEMTIDNGGEEPDMLAFLADAHRSRKTGDILDKKVKRIVETVKEKINDQLTQGGSTETNLLTQAHINNLVLKEIPVIKGHRFGFGTLPDPGQVPSSASFMSNLDQEEQLRIANEKIAIADEKIAMATEKIVTLENDKAEKDKVIQYLQNLASKVVSKFPDLLQEDEDATQE, from the exons ATGATGAAATCTGACCTACCAGGACCATATCCTACTTATAAACATCTGCCTCGTGATGCAAAAACAAGATGGTTCAGAGCATTTGCG CAACAATTTACTTGGGAACCGAGCATTACTGAAACCGTAAAAATTGCTTACGAGAAAAAGGCACAGAAATCTTTTTCAAGCAATTTGTGTGAATGGAAAGAAAAATGGAAGCTTAACAAAGATCCTCCGGAGTGGGTATCAGATGATAATTGGCTGGGTTACGACTTGATGTGGAAGGATGAAAAAGTCCAAGCAAAGTCTTCCACAAACTCTACCAACCGGAAAAGTGAGCGTGGTGGTTTTGGTATTGCAATACACAACACAGGGGCAAAATCCTATGAAAGGCGCAAAGACGAGATG ACCATTGATAATGGAGGGGAAGAGCCTGATATGCTAGCATTTCTTGCGGATGCACATCGAAGTCGCAAAACTGGTGACATTCTTGACAAAAAAGTGAAGCGGATTGTGGAGACTGTCAAGGAGAAGATAAACGATCAGCTAACTCAAGGTGGATCAACTGAGACAAACCTTCTTACCCAAGCACATATCAACAATCTGGTTTTAAAG GAAATCCCTGTCATTAAGGGTCACCGTTTTGGGTTTGGAACACTGCCGGACCCGGGACAAGTAccttcttcagcttctttcATGTCAAATTTGGACCAAGAAGAACAACTACGGATTGCAAACGAGAAGATAGCAATAGCTGATGAGAAGATTGCTATGGCAACAGAGAAGATTGTGACACTGGAGAATGACAAAGCTGAGAAAGATAAGGTTATACAGTATTTGCAAAACTTAGCATCTAAGGTTGTCAGCAAATTTCCAGATTTGcttcaagaagatgaagatgcaACTCAAGAATAA
- the LOC106365471 gene encoding probable F-box protein At5g04010 translates to MSPSASVIVARVLFSTAAMRQNPLKRKRDDEITVHEEDDVHEHTKPRPPSWEALCVLGPYMDPQTLAVASCVSTTWLECFSSDDLWKALLTARSSQRSSPYEIVLKNTDNISCKHLVFAVEMDAKRRRKDQVVEPVKISLCDLSFMVHVSTKTKKASVYKKGKDLDFGPNDKFQIEADVSNAAITAGEDDVMMTWQVMYKGKFFTLADTTRSMDTKNGWFTDKLEDKCNRKLVGDVKPSFNGEVLEKIGISIVDSDGWGSLLLNGVLRYLQRFLLE, encoded by the coding sequence ATGTCTCCCTCTGCCTCCGTCATTGTCGCACGTGTTTTGTTCTCTACTGCTGCCATGAGACAGAACCCCCTGAAACGCAAACGTGACGATGAGATCACTGTGCATGAAGAAGATGACGTGCATGAACATACCAAACCACGTCCACCGTCTTGGGAGGCTCTATGCGTTCTTGGTCCTTACATGGATCCTCAGACACTCGCCGTCGCCTCTTGTGTCTCAACCACATGGTTAGAGTGTTTCTCCTCGGACGATCTATGGAAGGCTCTCTTAACGGCAAGGTCCTCACAGCGCTCTTCTCCCTATGAGATCGTATTGAAAAACACGGACAACATCTCGTGCAAACACCTTGTCTTCGCTGTTGAAATGGACGCCAAACGCCGACGCAAAGATCAAGTCGTGGAACCTGTCAAGATATCCCTCTGTGATCTCAGCTTCATGGTCCATGTGTCAACTAAAACAAAGAAAGCATCGGTTTACAAAAAAGGCAAAGATCTCGACTTTGGTCCTAACGACAAGTTCCAGATCGAAGCCGACGTAAGCAACGCAGCTATCACTGCCGGTGAAGATGACGTGATGATGACATGGCAAGTCATGTACAAGGGAAAGTTCTTCACGCTAGCTGATACTACAAGATCGATGGACACAAAGAATGGTTGGTTCACTGATAAACTTGAAGACAAGTGTAACCGCAAGCTAGTAGGCGACGTCAAGCCGAGTTTCAACGGCGAAGTTCTTGAGAAGATTGGAATTTCGATAGTGGATTCAGATGGTTGGGGATCTCTGTTACTTAACGGGGTTTTGAGATATCTTCAGCGATTTTTGTTGGAATAA